One window of the Microvirga mediterraneensis genome contains the following:
- a CDS encoding DNA cytosine methyltransferase, with protein MKTTLNVTAVFGGIGGMELGLHRSGHVTTLFCENDPEATAVLAHRFRDIRINFDVRKTEALVEDIDPASNLLTAGFPCTDLSQAGRMQGFQGAQSSLVRKVFDLLDARPFPRLLIENVPNWRVLHGGQYMTEVVEALEARGYRWAYRVIDARAFGLPQRRLRVFLYATQEGDPRDALLQGDEAPDQRVYGLSEAAHGFYWTEGNKGLGWGEDCIPTLKGGSAIGIPAAPAVLMPDGKIITPDLRDGERLQGFESGWTDVDTVLPQFGERRFNQRKRWLLIGNAVNVEVAAWIGERLAGSANAKVPEGTTIEPGSKWPAAAWFDGRVRRRVDIGTWPVNRSRPPLASFLIHGGQLLSRRATNGFHERILRSPLRITKEFKDAVRLHLARMEQHEGKAMLAAAE; from the coding sequence ATGAAAACGACACTCAACGTGACTGCGGTCTTTGGCGGTATCGGAGGCATGGAACTCGGGCTGCATCGGAGCGGCCACGTAACGACGCTCTTCTGCGAGAATGACCCCGAGGCAACGGCGGTCCTGGCGCACCGCTTCCGCGACATCCGGATCAACTTCGATGTCCGCAAGACGGAAGCATTGGTGGAGGACATCGATCCTGCTTCGAACCTGCTCACAGCTGGGTTTCCGTGCACCGATCTGAGCCAAGCAGGCCGGATGCAGGGATTCCAGGGAGCGCAGTCGAGCCTCGTACGAAAAGTCTTCGATTTGCTCGATGCTCGTCCGTTTCCTCGCCTTCTGATCGAGAACGTGCCGAACTGGCGGGTCCTCCACGGTGGTCAATACATGACGGAGGTGGTGGAGGCGCTGGAGGCACGAGGATACCGATGGGCATACCGCGTCATCGACGCCAGGGCGTTCGGCCTGCCGCAACGGCGGCTTCGGGTGTTCCTATACGCGACCCAAGAGGGTGACCCGCGGGACGCCCTGCTGCAAGGTGATGAGGCGCCAGATCAGCGTGTTTACGGTCTGAGCGAAGCCGCTCACGGCTTTTACTGGACCGAAGGAAACAAAGGACTTGGATGGGGTGAGGACTGCATTCCGACCTTGAAAGGCGGGTCAGCAATCGGGATTCCAGCAGCACCTGCCGTGCTCATGCCTGATGGCAAGATTATCACGCCTGACCTCCGAGACGGTGAGCGGCTGCAAGGCTTCGAGAGCGGCTGGACCGATGTGGACACAGTTCTCCCTCAATTCGGGGAACGCCGGTTCAATCAGCGTAAGCGGTGGCTATTAATAGGCAACGCAGTGAATGTCGAAGTCGCCGCGTGGATTGGAGAACGTCTCGCAGGTTCTGCAAACGCGAAGGTTCCTGAAGGGACTACTATTGAGCCCGGAAGCAAATGGCCTGCTGCGGCTTGGTTCGACGGTCGGGTGAGGAGGCGAGTGGACATCGGTACGTGGCCAGTGAACCGCTCTCGTCCACCGCTGGCGAGCTTCCTCATCCATGGCGGCCAGTTGCTCTCTCGGCGTGCGACGAACGGCTTCCATGAACGAATCCTCAGAAGCCCACTGCGGATCACGAAGGAGTTCAAGGACGCAGTGAGGCTCCACTTAGCGCGAATGGAGCAGCACGAAGGAAAGGCGATGCTTGCCGCGGCAGAGTGA
- a CDS encoding DEAD/DEAH box helicase produces MTQINLRPWQAQAISKAITWLVETRVDRHFLINAAPGAGKTICASVIARRLIEADEIDRVIVIAPRSEVVRQWAEEYKVVTGRSMTKVTGAHAEIEDYGTDLCATWSAIQGLQDGFQQVCRASRTLVICDEHHHAAVEAAWGAKADGAFTDARYVLVLTGTPIRSDGQEPVWFGYDSLGRIDHPQEGTYTLSYGDAVDLGYCRPITFHRHEGRFSVTLPDGDNIAVSGTAETELGTELKRIKGLQQALDFYKLACTPKYLADGETPDVESYQASMLQWGIAKLNDIRHLIPNAGGLVIAPNIAVAEYMAALLEQLEGERPVLVHSQLANAEARISSFKNTDKRWLVSVSMISEGVDIKRLRILVYLPYAQTELAFRQAMGRVVRSLGDNDYSRAYVVMPTHRILEEYARRVELEMSPAARKDNPRPTTKTCPTCEAQNPLNAAHCSDCGHEFPSRPEKFKACGECGSLNPFSADECQVCGHSFRTDFQITLNEALRLGAIVRGMDLEEDEVREGEDNKAEILSDVLASGDDALIKVVKQLPEESWGRLRRILNRT; encoded by the coding sequence ATGACGCAGATTAACTTGCGACCGTGGCAGGCTCAGGCAATCAGTAAGGCCATCACTTGGCTTGTTGAGACCCGAGTTGATCGACACTTTCTGATTAATGCAGCACCCGGAGCAGGCAAAACGATCTGCGCATCTGTTATTGCACGTCGGCTGATCGAAGCCGATGAGATTGACCGAGTGATTGTGATCGCTCCACGATCTGAAGTCGTAAGACAATGGGCGGAGGAGTACAAGGTTGTTACTGGCCGCAGCATGACAAAGGTCACAGGCGCTCATGCCGAGATCGAAGACTATGGCACTGATTTATGCGCTACATGGTCAGCAATTCAGGGATTACAGGACGGATTTCAACAAGTCTGCCGAGCATCAAGGACTTTGGTGATCTGTGACGAGCATCACCATGCAGCTGTCGAAGCAGCTTGGGGCGCGAAGGCAGATGGAGCCTTTACCGATGCTAGATACGTTCTTGTTCTCACAGGAACCCCCATTCGGTCGGATGGGCAGGAACCTGTCTGGTTTGGGTATGATAGTCTTGGAAGGATAGACCACCCTCAAGAGGGCACATATACACTCTCTTACGGAGATGCAGTTGACTTAGGATACTGTCGACCGATCACTTTTCATCGGCATGAAGGACGCTTCTCTGTTACGCTTCCGGATGGAGACAATATAGCTGTCTCAGGTACTGCCGAGACCGAACTAGGTACCGAACTTAAGCGCATCAAAGGCTTGCAGCAGGCTCTTGATTTTTACAAGCTTGCTTGCACCCCAAAATATTTAGCTGATGGAGAGACCCCCGATGTGGAATCTTATCAAGCATCAATGCTCCAGTGGGGCATCGCAAAACTCAACGACATCCGCCACCTGATACCCAACGCAGGCGGGCTTGTGATTGCTCCAAACATTGCTGTGGCAGAGTACATGGCAGCTTTGCTTGAACAACTTGAGGGGGAACGACCTGTCCTTGTGCATAGTCAGCTAGCTAATGCAGAGGCTCGCATCAGCTCCTTCAAAAATACGGACAAGCGTTGGTTGGTGTCCGTCTCGATGATTTCTGAGGGTGTAGACATCAAGCGCCTCCGTATTCTAGTCTACTTACCTTACGCCCAGACTGAACTTGCTTTCAGACAGGCAATGGGACGGGTCGTACGCAGCTTAGGCGACAATGATTACTCGCGGGCTTACGTAGTGATGCCCACTCACAGAATTCTGGAAGAGTACGCCCGCCGGGTTGAGCTTGAGATGAGCCCCGCCGCTCGCAAGGACAATCCACGCCCTACGACAAAAACCTGTCCAACGTGTGAGGCACAGAACCCGCTGAACGCCGCCCATTGTAGCGACTGCGGACACGAATTCCCCTCCCGACCAGAAAAGTTCAAGGCTTGCGGCGAGTGCGGCTCTCTCAATCCATTCAGTGCAGACGAATGTCAGGTTTGTGGACACTCATTCCGAACCGACTTCCAAATCACTCTCAACGAAGCATTGCGGCTGGGAGCAATCGTCCGCGGCATGGATCTGGAGGAGGACGAGGTTAGAGAGGGTGAAGACAACAAAGCTGAGATCCTCTCAGATGTCCTTGCCAGCGGCGACGACGCACTGATTAAAGTCGTGAAGCAACTCCCAGAGGAGTCGTGGGGCCGCTTGAGAAGAATCCTTAATAGGACCTAA
- a CDS encoding HNH endonuclease signature motif containing protein: protein MSRRLFSDRQRKILRLLAGSSCQKCGQPLDASFHADHKQAFSKGGKTILKNGQALCPTCNQQKGNKDDAD, encoded by the coding sequence ATGAGCAGGAGGCTTTTCTCTGACCGCCAGAGAAAGATCCTGAGACTACTTGCCGGCAGCTCTTGCCAAAAGTGCGGGCAGCCGCTCGACGCCAGCTTTCATGCCGATCATAAGCAGGCTTTTTCGAAAGGCGGCAAGACCATCCTTAAGAACGGCCAGGCTCTATGTCCAACATGTAATCAACAAAAGGGGAATAAGGATGACGCAGATTAA
- a CDS encoding very short patch repair endonuclease translates to MGTRPRVVTDAQTSARMKRIRQRDTKPELMLRRWLWARGIRFTTSNRDLPGSPDLANRKHRWAIFVHGCFWHGHENCVRSRLPKRNEEFWRDKIDTNKERDRRKAAQLSEMGFYVMTIWGCEVDKLGELTPQQEAHLLDPLRRLNPPR, encoded by the coding sequence ATGGGAACACGCCCGCGCGTCGTAACAGACGCTCAAACCTCAGCACGGATGAAGCGCATCCGTCAGCGCGATACGAAACCGGAGCTGATGCTGCGTCGTTGGCTCTGGGCACGGGGCATTCGCTTCACGACCTCCAACCGCGATTTACCTGGATCACCAGATCTCGCAAACCGAAAACACCGATGGGCCATCTTCGTCCACGGATGCTTCTGGCACGGCCATGAGAATTGCGTGCGGTCGCGCCTACCAAAGCGCAACGAAGAGTTCTGGCGCGACAAGATCGACACCAACAAGGAGCGGGATCGTCGGAAAGCCGCACAACTCTCCGAGATGGGCTTTTATGTCATGACAATCTGGGGATGCGAAGTTGACAAGCTCGGAGAGCTTACCCCACAGCAGGAGGCACACCTTCTTGATCCTCTTCGTCGTCTGAATCCTCCTCGGTGA
- a CDS encoding DEAD/DEAH box helicase family protein — protein MSTYNQTVLAEADKVARAAQQDFFQIRGEGAVTLSAIAGAGKTYFVTDTVRLCRRQDIRVAVAAPTNEQVYGLVRSIAESEPNRPVAFVPAQGVELPAWAARPNVQIISPAHQATGDAVVVGTIDKLGSARNPRRSTIPRLGTFDALIMDESFQANAGRYLALADIAPRHLCVGDSGQINPFTTVDAGTQWRGLSEDPLQTAVDVLHSNHPGTPAHRFPITRRLDGRGAAVAKCFYPRDHVFGAAVADGVRQMKLTRSSASDLRTRALDEGLALAAKGGWAHLELPARQTLVCDPDTGQVIADLVSRLLARSPVLVCERNPDGTKLLPERIAVGVSHNDQKGLVRTLLDRAGLGRVIVDTANKLQGREFDISICWHPMAGLDEADEFHLESGRLCVMCTRHRHACFVIGRAGDRELLEGLPPATPAWPGADLDRVLTGWEVHQSVFSALEPFRVTVP, from the coding sequence ATGAGCACGTACAACCAGACGGTTCTGGCAGAGGCTGACAAAGTCGCCCGTGCCGCACAGCAAGATTTTTTCCAGATTCGCGGGGAGGGGGCCGTGACCCTCTCTGCTATTGCAGGCGCCGGAAAAACTTACTTCGTGACGGATACGGTGAGGTTGTGTCGACGTCAGGACATCCGGGTAGCCGTAGCTGCGCCGACGAATGAGCAGGTCTACGGGTTGGTGCGATCGATCGCGGAGAGCGAGCCCAACCGGCCAGTGGCTTTTGTTCCCGCGCAAGGCGTTGAACTGCCCGCATGGGCGGCCCGGCCCAACGTTCAGATTATTTCTCCAGCCCATCAGGCGACGGGAGACGCCGTGGTAGTCGGGACAATCGATAAACTCGGATCTGCCCGAAACCCGCGGCGGAGCACAATCCCACGTCTAGGCACGTTCGACGCCCTTATTATGGATGAGAGCTTCCAGGCCAATGCCGGACGATATCTTGCGCTTGCAGATATCGCTCCGCGGCATCTTTGCGTGGGCGACAGCGGCCAAATCAATCCCTTCACCACTGTCGATGCCGGCACACAATGGAGAGGGTTGTCGGAAGACCCGTTACAGACCGCGGTGGACGTCCTGCACTCCAACCATCCAGGCACTCCGGCCCACAGATTTCCCATTACACGTCGGCTAGACGGGCGTGGCGCGGCTGTTGCGAAATGCTTTTACCCGCGTGACCACGTCTTCGGAGCAGCCGTCGCGGATGGCGTCAGGCAGATGAAGCTGACCAGGAGTAGTGCCAGCGACCTCCGAACTCGCGCCCTAGACGAGGGGCTTGCCCTGGCAGCCAAGGGCGGATGGGCCCACCTGGAGCTTCCGGCGCGTCAGACTTTGGTGTGCGACCCTGATACGGGCCAAGTTATTGCTGATCTAGTGAGTAGGCTTCTGGCGAGATCACCCGTTCTGGTTTGCGAGCGCAATCCAGATGGCACGAAGCTGCTGCCTGAGCGCATTGCGGTCGGGGTATCGCACAACGATCAGAAAGGATTGGTGCGGACTCTCCTGGACAGGGCGGGCCTCGGCCGGGTCATAGTTGATACGGCCAATAAGCTACAGGGTCGTGAATTCGATATCAGCATCTGCTGGCATCCTATGGCTGGCCTTGACGAGGCCGACGAGTTCCATCTTGAGTCTGGACGCCTCTGCGTGATGTGTACTCGACACCGCCATGCCTGCTTCGTGATAGGCCGCGCCGGCGATCGGGAATTGTTGGAAGGCTTGCCCCCGGCTACTCCGGCCTGGCCTGGAGCGGATTTGGACCGTGTCCTAACGGGGTGGGAAGTGCACCAGAGCGTCTTTTCGGCACTGGAGCCATTCCGGGTAACAGTGCCTTAA